A window of the Apium graveolens cultivar Ventura unplaced genomic scaffold, ASM990537v1 ctg8045, whole genome shotgun sequence genome harbors these coding sequences:
- the LOC141704585 gene encoding uncharacterized protein LOC141704585, which yields MRMVENASEWVLEQLSKASNETLSKLMAVLWGICYARNKNIFEGKIISPAATVNWSLSHVREWSIVQRKRKQQGVSHGRRVQHQVHRWEKPPTGVLKLNVDASVKEGQNFFSIRMVLRDSQGHFIAGKTGKFEGAVQVVEAETTAILEGLLWIKDLTAGPVIMESDSLLYVNALNNNILNWFEVGNMVGQFKEILRARSGVSIIFGRKQVKKVAHVLAKLPCDLNSFVISLSAPSCLLETIMSDIMIQ from the coding sequence ATGAGGATGGTAGAAAATGCTTCAGAATGGGTGCTGGAGCAACTTAGTAAGGCATCTAATGAGACTTTGAGCAAGCTAATGGCAGTATTATGGGGAATATGTTATGCCAGGAATAAAAATATCTTTGAAGGAAAGATTATTTCCCCAGCTGCGACTGTAAATTGGAGTTTATCTCACGTGCGTGAATGGAGCATTGTTCAGAGGAAACGAAAACAACAGGGAGTTAGTCACGGTCGTAGAGTACAACATCAGGTTCATAGGTGGGAGAAGCCCCCTACTGGAGTGTTAAAGCTGAATGTCGATGCATCAGTTAAGGAAGGACAAAACTTCTTCTCTATAAGAATGGTTCTTAGGGATAGTCAGGGACATTTCATTGCAGGTAAGACAGGAAAGTTTGAAGGGGCTGTGCAGGTGGTCGAAGCAGAAACAACAGCCATCCTTGAAGGTTTGTTGTGGATTAAGGATTTAACAGCAGGTCCAGTCATCATGGAGAGTGATTCTTTACTCTATGTTAATGCTTTGAACAATAACATCCTGAATTGGTTCGAGGTTGGTAATATGGTAGGCCAATTTAAGGAGATTTTGAGAGCTAGGAGTGGAGTCTCAATTATTTTTGGTAGGAAGCAAGTAAAGAAGGTGGCCCATGTATTGGCTAAATTGCCTTGTGATCTAAATAGCTTCGTTATTAGTTTGTCTGCTCCATCTTGTTTGTTGGAGACTATTATGTCGGATATTATGATTCAGTAA
- the LOC141704586 gene encoding uncharacterized protein LOC141704586 — MILLSWNCRGLGTPRTVRVLKEMTKSHRPNFLFLSETLVEGNKVEVLSSKLGFSNYFSVDRQGRGGGLAVFWKHNVRCSIFVSSQNHIDVVIKEINSVSWRLTCFYGFPERERKQAFWDFLRFLSTKSQLPWCIFGDFNDLLYSTDKKGRHPHPNNLLNGFKSSIEDCCLAELELKGVSSDHEPINLELFNMDVSKKQVRFKFENTWMKEEKFHDDVVEFWQSLPAIHLLPKLTTVSDYMAKWGRNFFHKFREKVIKQKEIIDQLKDREDDDGIQLYFNEKEKLSDLLLHEELYWKQRAKTFWLEEGDSNSRFFHASASSRKKMNLIVGLRAEDGSMITEHGHLCNLLERYYKIVLSDTNHADITKFPNYSDEGVITNEQNNMLTAEIEYEEFPATVKSMHPDQASGPDRLNPAFFSISGKY, encoded by the exons ATGATTCTGCTAAGTTGGAACTGTCGAGGTCTAGGCACACCTCGTACAGTTCGAGTGCTCAAGGAGATGACCAAGTCTCATAGgcctaattttttatttttatctgAAACTCTGGTAGAAGGAAATAAAGTTGAAGTTTTGTCGTCTAAGTTAGGTTTTAGTAATTATTTTTCAGTTGATAGACAAGGAAGGGGAGGTGGTCTAGCAGTATTCTGGAAACATAATGTGCGCTGCTCGATTTTTGTCTCGTCTCAAAACCACATAGATGTCGTTATAAAGGAAATCAATTCTGTATCCTGGCGATTGACTTGCTTTTATGGGTTTCCTGAACGAGAGAGAAAACAAGCTTTTTGGGATTTTCTTAGATTTCTATCTACTAAATCTCAATTGCCTTGGTGTATATTTGGAGACTTTAACGATCTCTTATATAGCACAGATAAAAAAGGGAGGCATCCGCATCCAAATAACTTGCTGAATGGATTTAAAAGTTCTATTGAGGATTGTTGTCTAGCTGAACTGGAGCTTAAAGGAG TGTCATCAGACCATGAGCCCATAAATTTGGAACTGTTCAACATGGATGTGTCTAAGAAACAAGTCCGGTTCAAATTTGAAAATACCTGGATGAAGGAGGAGAAGTTTCATGATGATGTTGTTGAGTTCTGGCAAAGTCTCCCTGCTATTCATTTGCTTCCAAAGCTTACTACAGTTTCAGATTACATGGCCAAGTGGGGACGTAATTTCTTTCACAAGTTCAGGGAGAAAGTTATCAAGCAAAAAGAAATTATTGATCAGCTCAAGGACAGAGAGGATGATGATGGAATTCAGCTTTATTTTAATGAGAAGGAGAAGCTTAGTGATTTGTTGTTGCATGAAGAACTATACTGGAAACAACGAGCCAAAACGTTTTGGTTGGAAGAGGGAGATTCTAATTCCAGATTTTTTCATGCTTCAGCCTCAAGCAGGAAAAAAATGAATCTCATTGTTGGTTTAAGAGCAGAGGATGGTTCTATGATTACTGAACACGGGCATCTTTGCAACTTGTTAGAAAGGTACTATAAAATTGTTTTATCTGATACAAATCATGCTGACATAACAAAGTTTCCTAATTATAGTGATGAGGGGGTGATTACAAATGAGCAGAACAATATGTTAACAGCCGAGATAGAGTATGAGGAGTTCCCTGCTACAGTTAAAAGTATGCACCCCGACCAGGCTAGCGGTCCAGACAGGTTGAACCCGGCCTTTTTCAGCATTTCTGGAAAGTATTAG